The Bryobacteraceae bacterium genome includes a window with the following:
- a CDS encoding long-chain-fatty-acid--CoA ligase, with protein MISKMTFRDCTWDDFLARFAARQTLHGVIDHWAERAPQTPAVLNATRGTSLTYAELRDRSLAVARALARLGFRKGDFLATSLPLTDDHIVLEYGCFRAGVIHVPLDLRLSRDELIRSLRLVGARGYATALPHSVSGEVAELEHVWDAGSLHEFIAKAGEQAPEAPLPEILPQDGAQVIFTTGSTGRPKAALLTHIGITVQNYCLGTAFEFPESRILVNLPPSHVGCQGELLMTTLFWGSTAVTLEIFDPGKSLEAIEKYRIRLVGQIPAMFHMMWRHSEYEKRDLKSVEAAVYGGQGVPRPFLDRLRTMAPRIGTGLGLTETSGFCTYTPLTADADQVAASLGHAAPVYPMSIREPMRADGAAGAELPAGEIGHVCFRGPQTFAGYVHDEEATRKTISTDGWLYTGDMGSVDDAGLHFSGRAKWVIKPAGYQVFPGDVEEHICALSDKVASCGVVGVPHPIWVEAIVAFVEKRPGVELTEAELRKHARSLTSYKRPLHYVIVEPGQMPLNRVAKVDTLRLRELAEIEVQQLQSRGRWMSEALEE; from the coding sequence ATGATATCCAAGATGACTTTCAGGGATTGCACGTGGGACGATTTCCTGGCGCGCTTCGCCGCGCGCCAGACCTTGCACGGAGTCATCGACCACTGGGCGGAGCGGGCGCCGCAGACGCCTGCGGTGCTGAACGCCACGCGGGGCACGTCGCTGACGTATGCGGAACTGCGGGACAGGTCGCTGGCGGTGGCGCGGGCGCTCGCGCGCCTGGGCTTCCGCAAGGGCGATTTTCTGGCGACTTCCCTGCCCCTGACGGACGATCACATCGTGCTCGAGTACGGCTGTTTCCGCGCCGGCGTCATTCACGTGCCGCTGGATCTGCGGCTGTCGCGGGATGAGCTGATCCGCAGCCTCCGGCTGGTGGGCGCGCGGGGCTACGCGACGGCGCTGCCGCACAGCGTGTCCGGAGAGGTTGCGGAGCTCGAGCATGTGTGGGACGCGGGCAGCCTGCACGAGTTCATTGCGAAGGCTGGAGAACAGGCTCCGGAGGCGCCGCTGCCGGAGATCCTTCCTCAGGACGGGGCGCAGGTGATCTTCACGACGGGCTCCACTGGACGCCCCAAGGCTGCCCTTTTGACGCACATCGGGATCACGGTGCAGAACTACTGCCTGGGGACGGCGTTCGAGTTTCCCGAGTCGCGCATTCTCGTGAACCTGCCGCCCTCGCACGTGGGCTGTCAGGGCGAGCTGCTGATGACCACGCTTTTCTGGGGCAGCACGGCGGTGACGCTGGAAATTTTCGATCCCGGCAAGAGCCTGGAGGCGATCGAGAAATACCGCATCCGGCTGGTGGGCCAGATTCCGGCGATGTTCCACATGATGTGGCGGCACTCGGAATACGAGAAGCGCGATCTGAAGTCGGTCGAGGCGGCGGTCTATGGCGGACAGGGCGTGCCGCGCCCGTTTCTCGACAGGCTCCGCACCATGGCGCCGCGCATCGGAACCGGGCTTGGGCTGACCGAAACGTCGGGCTTCTGCACGTACACGCCGCTGACAGCCGATGCGGATCAGGTGGCTGCGAGCCTCGGTCATGCCGCGCCGGTCTATCCGATGTCGATCCGCGAGCCGATGCGCGCCGACGGCGCAGCCGGCGCCGAGCTGCCCGCGGGGGAAATCGGTCACGTCTGTTTCCGCGGACCGCAGACTTTCGCGGGCTATGTGCATGATGAAGAGGCTACGCGCAAGACGATCTCCACGGACGGCTGGCTCTATACAGGCGACATGGGGAGCGTGGATGATGCGGGTCTTCACTTCAGCGGACGCGCGAAGTGGGTGATCAAGCCTGCGGGCTATCAGGTTTTCCCCGGCGATGTGGAAGAGCACATCTGCGCGCTGTCGGACAAGGTGGCCTCCTGCGGCGTGGTGGGCGTGCCGCACCCGATCTGGGTGGAAGCGATTGTCGCCTTCGTCGAGAAGCGTCCCGGAGTGGAGTTGACCGAAGCGGAGCTCCGCAAACACGCCCGTTCGCTGACTTCCTATAAGCGCCCGCTGCATTACGTGATCGTCGAGCCCGGCCAGATGCCGCTGAACCGCGTGGCCAAGGTGGACACGCTGCGGCTGCGCGAGCTGGCGGAGATCGAAGTACAGCAGCTGCAGAGCCGCGGGCGCTGGATGTCGGAGGCGCTGGAAGAATAG
- a CDS encoding arabinosidase, with protein MNRLAILFFAVFSAAAQPFLFTSFRGNGESGVYFALSEDGYRWTPVNGNQPVLRPQIPGMLMRDPFLVRGPDRRWHMLWTTGWTRSREDGSLTIGYAISVDLVHWENQKRIPIPLEGARNAWAPEAVWHPEQKQWIVFWASTIPGRFPEGEQSGDSGYNHRMWAMRTRGFETFSPPEVFFDPGFNTIDSTIVKVGRRWLMVFKDERREPLKKNLRLAWAQDPAGPWRAEPESFTKSWIEGPSVLKIGRDWFVFFDHYGKPQHYGACRTRDWRRFEDVTEKLSFPPDHRHGTVVRITRAEAERLRALR; from the coding sequence GTGAACCGCCTTGCAATCCTTTTCTTCGCCGTGTTCTCCGCCGCGGCGCAGCCCTTCCTGTTCACGTCTTTCAGGGGCAACGGAGAATCGGGCGTGTACTTCGCTCTCTCGGAAGACGGCTATCGCTGGACCCCCGTCAATGGCAACCAGCCCGTCCTCCGCCCGCAGATCCCTGGCATGCTCATGCGCGATCCGTTCCTCGTCCGCGGTCCGGACCGCCGCTGGCATATGCTCTGGACCACCGGATGGACTCGATCCAGGGAAGACGGCTCGCTCACCATCGGCTACGCCATTTCAGTGGACCTCGTCCATTGGGAAAACCAGAAACGCATTCCGATCCCGCTCGAAGGCGCGCGCAACGCCTGGGCGCCGGAAGCCGTCTGGCACCCGGAACAGAAACAATGGATCGTGTTTTGGGCCTCCACGATCCCGGGCCGCTTCCCGGAAGGAGAACAATCCGGCGACTCGGGCTACAACCATCGCATGTGGGCCATGCGCACGCGCGGCTTCGAAACGTTCTCGCCGCCCGAAGTGTTCTTCGACCCCGGGTTCAACACGATCGACTCCACCATCGTCAAGGTGGGCCGCCGGTGGCTGATGGTGTTCAAGGACGAGCGCCGCGAACCTCTGAAAAAGAACCTGCGCCTCGCCTGGGCGCAAGATCCCGCCGGCCCCTGGCGCGCCGAACCCGAATCCTTCACGAAATCCTGGATCGAGGGTCCGTCCGTTTTGAAGATCGGCCGCGATTGGTTTGTCTTCTTCGACCACTACGGCAAACCGCAGCACTACGGCGCCTGCAGAACCCGGGACTGGCGGCGCTTTGAAGACGTGACGGAGAAGCTGTCGTTTCCTCCGGACCACCGCCACGGAACCGTGGTCCGCATCACCCGCGCCGAAGCGGAACGCCTCCGGGCCTTGCGGTAG
- a CDS encoding hypothetical protein (possible pseudo, internal stop codon), translating to MRRTLAFLLFVCAAQAQDFADIRPSPQQIAWQEMEIGVLVHFGTNTFPDRERGDRTADPAAFIPVQLDAEQRVRAAKAAGAKHLILVAKHHDGFCLRPSRQTDYSVKRSPWNQGKGDAVREAEQAWRRHGLAFGICLSPRDRHDPRCADNRK from the coding sequence ATGAGGCGGACACTCGCGTTTCTGCTATTTGTTTGTGCAGCGCAGGCGCAGGACTTCGCCGACATCCGTCCGAGCCCGCAGCAGATCGCATGGCAGGAGATGGAGATCGGCGTTCTGGTGCACTTCGGGACCAACACGTTTCCCGACCGCGAGCGGGGCGACAGGACAGCCGATCCGGCGGCGTTCATTCCGGTGCAGCTGGATGCGGAACAGCGGGTGCGCGCGGCGAAAGCCGCCGGCGCGAAGCATCTCATCCTGGTGGCCAAGCACCATGACGGCTTCTGCCTGCGGCCCTCGCGGCAGACCGACTACAGCGTGAAAAGAAGCCCGTGGAACCAGGGCAAAGGCGATGCGGTGCGCGAAGCGGAACAGGCGTGGCGCCGGCACGGGCTGGCGTTCGGGATTTGCCTGTCGCCGCGGGACCGGCATGATCCCCGGTGTGCCGACAACAGGAAGTAG
- the mtrF gene encoding cytochrome c: MRLRKAAVLIISTLVVLALAGVLLSADSPPPFSAADKAFYADEATVNFVRPGLVFTITKAEIAADGTLNVWVKMTDPRGTGLDRMGVETPGPISASFLVGYIPGPGKPYVSYITRTRTGNAGTVTQATGENTGTWTKIGNGEYRYTFANKIPAGYDRTATHTVAIYGSRNLTEFDLGTNYDDAVYHWVPDGSPVKVVRDIVRTQSCNKCHSDLGFHGGSRKSMEVCNLCHTPQTPTRNEGVSTSMPEMIHKIHYGANLPSVRAGGKYIVGGRDYSAVVFPAPAMACKSCHEDQKASGAAQADHWMTRPNREACGACHDNVNFQTGQNHAGIPQLSDNLCGTCHQPKGEIDFDISVAGAHTVPIESSLLDGIRFKINAVADVAPGKSPTVDFSITDKRGRPVDIRTLTSLRIYMAGPTTDIPSYVRETALTAQGPAGTGRYFWTFAAKLPADASGTWQFGIEGYRTTTVLEGTLKQRTIRDYAPNAMFYASTGGTAEPRRTVVTTEKCNQCHYVLEFHGGNRNEAQMCTFCHNPNLTAGNPARSWNYSTMIHEIHSAEIGYPGILSNCSQCHTGNSQMLPLRQGLLPTRNPQAPINPTPPATNACLSCHDTKEAWAHAAANTTSLGESCSVCHGTNSTYSVGKVHAR; encoded by the coding sequence ATGCGATTACGAAAAGCGGCTGTGTTGATAATTTCAACACTCGTGGTACTGGCTCTGGCGGGAGTTCTGCTGTCAGCAGACAGTCCGCCACCCTTTTCGGCTGCGGACAAGGCGTTTTATGCGGATGAAGCCACGGTCAATTTCGTCCGTCCGGGGCTGGTGTTCACGATCACGAAGGCGGAGATCGCCGCCGACGGAACACTCAACGTCTGGGTCAAGATGACGGATCCGCGCGGAACGGGGCTGGACCGGATGGGCGTCGAGACACCGGGACCGATCAGTGCAAGCTTTCTCGTCGGATACATTCCGGGACCGGGCAAACCGTACGTGAGCTACATCACGCGGACGCGCACGGGCAACGCCGGAACGGTCACACAGGCGACGGGCGAAAACACGGGGACGTGGACGAAGATCGGCAACGGGGAGTACAGGTACACGTTTGCGAACAAGATTCCGGCGGGCTATGACAGGACAGCGACCCACACTGTGGCGATCTACGGTTCACGGAATCTGACCGAGTTCGACCTGGGCACGAACTACGACGATGCGGTGTATCACTGGGTGCCGGACGGCTCGCCCGTGAAAGTGGTTCGCGACATCGTCAGGACGCAGAGCTGCAACAAGTGCCACTCGGATCTCGGGTTCCACGGGGGATCGCGCAAGAGCATGGAGGTTTGCAATCTCTGCCACACGCCGCAGACCCCGACCCGGAACGAAGGCGTCTCCACCAGCATGCCGGAGATGATTCACAAGATTCACTACGGGGCGAACCTGCCTTCCGTGCGCGCGGGCGGCAAATACATCGTCGGCGGGCGGGATTATTCCGCAGTCGTGTTCCCTGCCCCGGCAATGGCCTGCAAGTCGTGCCACGAGGACCAGAAAGCATCCGGCGCGGCGCAGGCGGACCACTGGATGACCAGACCGAACCGGGAAGCCTGCGGCGCCTGCCATGACAACGTGAACTTCCAGACCGGGCAGAATCACGCCGGCATCCCGCAGCTGAGCGACAACCTGTGCGGAACGTGCCATCAGCCCAAGGGCGAGATCGACTTCGACATCTCGGTGGCGGGAGCCCACACCGTGCCGATCGAGTCCTCGCTGCTGGACGGCATCCGCTTCAAGATCAACGCGGTGGCGGATGTCGCGCCGGGAAAGAGCCCGACGGTCGATTTCTCGATCACCGACAAGAGGGGCAGGCCGGTCGACATCCGGACGCTGACGAGCCTGCGCATTTACATGGCGGGTCCCACGACCGACATTCCGAGCTATGTCCGGGAGACCGCGCTGACGGCGCAGGGACCTGCGGGCACGGGCCGTTACTTCTGGACGTTTGCGGCCAAACTGCCCGCCGACGCGAGCGGCACATGGCAGTTCGGGATCGAGGGCTACCGGACGACGACCGTGCTGGAGGGCACCCTGAAACAGCGGACGATCCGCGACTACGCCCCGAACGCGATGTTCTACGCCTCGACCGGAGGCACGGCCGAGCCGCGGCGCACGGTGGTCACGACCGAGAAGTGCAATCAGTGCCACTACGTGCTCGAGTTCCATGGAGGAAACCGGAATGAAGCGCAGATGTGCACGTTCTGCCACAATCCGAACCTGACCGCGGGCAACCCGGCGCGGAGCTGGAACTATTCGACGATGATCCATGAGATCCACAGCGCCGAGATCGGCTACCCGGGAATCCTGTCGAACTGCTCCCAGTGCCACACGGGCAACTCGCAGATGCTGCCGCTGAGGCAGGGGCTGCTGCCGACGCGGAACCCGCAGGCGCCGATCAACCCGACGCCGCCTGCCACCAACGCCTGCCTGTCGTGCCACGACACGAAGGAAGCCTGGGCGCATGCGGCAGCGAACACGACCTCGCTTGGCGAGAGCTGCTCCGTCTGCCACGGAACGAACTCCACGTACAGCGTGGGCAAGGTGCACGCGCGCTGA
- a CDS encoding RNA-binding protein yields the protein MWRVSLVAAAAALLGLAAAVVSEIRVENVTAQSGLSFYCDSSPTPNRNQPETMVSGVALIDYDQDGWLDVYFVNGAAIPSLKKESPRYWNRLFRNNRDGTFTDVTEKAGVQGEGYGMGAAVGDYDNDGWPDIFLANVTDNQLYRNNGDGTFTDVTKKAGLSGARMNGRKMWGVAAGWFDMDNDGDLDLFVSNYCVWEVNRDPFCGPNPETRAYCHPDSYDPLPNTLYRNNGDGTFTDVSRAMGILPHLGKGMGVAFADFDHDGFMDVFVANDNAPNFLFHNKKGKAFAEVAMQMGVAFPESGAFISGMGADFRDLDNDEWEDIWHTAIEGETFPLYRNLGEGRGFEELTHRAGLGHTTRNMSAWSNGAFDLDNDGWRDLVTARGNVQHSLAMLSMRQSEEPLAIFRNLGGNRFADVTDAAGPDAMKPLLRRGLAYGDLDNDGRIDFVTTTLNGHSEHFRNTTKNQNHWILFLLEGTRSNRMGIGARIRITAEDGRVQVNHATTSTGYSASSDHRVHFGLGKAASIRTVEIVWPSGARQMLENVAADQILKVREPAAPARPPAARPAKR from the coding sequence ATGTGGCGTGTCTCGCTGGTGGCGGCGGCAGCCGCCCTGCTGGGCCTGGCGGCGGCGGTGGTCTCCGAGATCCGCGTCGAAAATGTGACGGCGCAGTCCGGCCTGTCTTTTTACTGCGACAGTTCTCCGACGCCGAACCGCAACCAGCCGGAAACCATGGTCTCCGGCGTCGCTCTGATCGACTACGACCAGGACGGCTGGCTGGACGTGTATTTCGTCAACGGAGCGGCCATCCCGTCCCTGAAAAAGGAATCGCCACGCTACTGGAACCGGCTGTTCCGCAACAACCGGGACGGCACGTTCACCGACGTTACGGAGAAGGCGGGCGTGCAGGGTGAAGGCTACGGGATGGGCGCCGCCGTGGGAGACTACGACAACGACGGCTGGCCCGACATCTTTCTGGCCAATGTCACCGACAACCAGCTGTATCGCAACAACGGGGACGGGACGTTCACCGACGTCACGAAGAAGGCAGGTCTTTCCGGCGCCAGAATGAACGGGCGCAAAATGTGGGGCGTGGCGGCGGGGTGGTTCGACATGGACAACGACGGCGACCTGGACCTGTTCGTCTCCAACTACTGCGTCTGGGAGGTCAACAGGGACCCGTTCTGCGGTCCGAACCCGGAGACGCGGGCCTACTGCCATCCCGACAGTTACGATCCGCTGCCGAACACGCTGTATCGCAACAACGGCGACGGCACGTTCACGGACGTTTCGCGGGCCATGGGGATCCTGCCGCATCTGGGGAAGGGCATGGGCGTCGCGTTCGCCGATTTCGACCATGACGGGTTCATGGACGTGTTCGTGGCGAATGACAACGCCCCCAATTTCCTGTTCCACAACAAAAAAGGAAAGGCATTCGCCGAGGTTGCGATGCAGATGGGCGTGGCTTTTCCGGAATCGGGCGCCTTTATTTCCGGCATGGGGGCCGATTTCCGCGACCTCGACAATGATGAATGGGAGGACATCTGGCACACGGCCATCGAGGGCGAGACGTTCCCGCTGTACCGGAACCTGGGCGAAGGGCGCGGCTTCGAGGAGCTGACGCACCGCGCCGGGCTGGGCCACACGACGCGGAACATGTCGGCGTGGTCGAATGGCGCCTTCGATCTCGACAACGACGGCTGGCGCGACCTGGTGACGGCGCGGGGCAACGTGCAGCACAGCCTGGCGATGCTGTCCATGCGGCAGTCCGAGGAGCCGCTGGCGATCTTCCGCAACCTGGGAGGCAACCGGTTCGCGGACGTCACGGATGCGGCGGGGCCGGATGCGATGAAGCCGCTGCTGCGGCGCGGGCTGGCCTACGGCGACCTCGACAATGACGGGCGCATCGACTTCGTGACGACGACGCTGAACGGCCATTCCGAGCACTTCCGCAACACGACGAAGAATCAGAATCACTGGATTCTGTTTCTGCTCGAAGGAACGCGCAGCAACCGCATGGGCATCGGGGCGCGCATCCGCATCACGGCCGAGGACGGGCGCGTCCAGGTGAACCACGCCACGACCAGCACGGGCTACAGCGCCTCGAGCGATCACCGCGTCCATTTCGGGTTGGGGAAGGCAGCGTCGATCCGCACGGTGGAGATCGTGTGGCCGAGCGGGGCGCGGCAGATGCTGGAGAACGTGGCGGCGGACCAGATTCTGAAAGTGCGGGAGCCGGCAGCGCCGGCGCGCCCGCCCGCGGCGCGGCCAGCGAAGCGGTGA
- the hemA gene encoding glutamyl-tRNA reductase: MLNLLLTGLNHRTAPVEVRERLAVNAEQLPAALDALRACPGVDEVMLLSTCNRVEVLAHGGSDRPVDERPLVEALAAMRGLDAAALMPHFYVYRGEDALRHLFRVASSLDSMVLGEPQILGQLKDAYSAAKERGALQSALEPVLARAFAVAKRVRNETAIGRNAVSVSYAAVDLAKQIFGDLRPRHALLIGAGKMAELAARHLRRGGCGRIYVTNRTRARAEQMAALVEGAVIDYESFQTRLHEMDIVLASSGATDYILRKEDIRTVLRKRQNRPVFLIDIAVPRNIDPAVDELENAYLYDIDDLGREVEANRQARQREAEEAEQIIQEEVQRLIERFRTREVAPVIVSLQQRLDELAREEMERWRGKLGVDGERAEALEAYTRSLLNKLAHGPIVEIRRAAALPEGDRILAVIRRMFRLEES; this comes from the coding sequence ATGCTGAATCTTCTGCTCACAGGGCTCAACCACAGGACGGCGCCGGTGGAAGTGCGCGAGCGGCTGGCGGTGAACGCCGAGCAGCTCCCGGCTGCGCTGGACGCCCTGCGCGCGTGTCCGGGCGTGGACGAGGTGATGCTGCTGTCGACCTGCAACCGCGTGGAAGTGCTGGCGCACGGCGGTTCAGACAGGCCGGTGGACGAGCGGCCTCTTGTGGAAGCGCTGGCGGCGATGCGCGGGCTGGACGCGGCGGCGCTGATGCCGCATTTTTACGTTTACCGGGGCGAGGACGCGCTGCGGCATCTGTTCCGGGTCGCGTCGAGCCTGGATTCGATGGTGCTCGGCGAGCCGCAGATTCTCGGCCAGCTGAAGGACGCCTACTCGGCGGCGAAAGAGCGGGGCGCGCTGCAATCGGCTCTCGAGCCGGTGCTGGCGCGCGCGTTCGCCGTCGCCAAGCGGGTGCGCAACGAAACGGCGATCGGGCGCAACGCCGTCAGCGTCTCGTATGCGGCCGTGGATCTGGCGAAACAGATTTTCGGCGATCTGCGCCCGCGCCACGCGCTGCTGATCGGCGCGGGAAAGATGGCAGAGCTTGCCGCCAGGCACCTGCGCCGCGGCGGCTGCGGCCGCATTTACGTCACCAACCGCACGCGGGCGCGCGCCGAGCAGATGGCCGCCCTTGTGGAAGGCGCCGTGATTGATTACGAATCCTTCCAGACGCGGCTGCACGAGATGGACATCGTGCTGGCCTCCTCGGGGGCTACGGACTACATCCTGCGCAAAGAGGATATCCGCACGGTCCTGCGGAAGCGCCAGAACCGGCCCGTGTTCCTGATCGACATCGCCGTTCCGCGCAACATCGATCCGGCGGTAGACGAGCTGGAAAACGCCTATCTCTACGACATCGACGACCTGGGGCGCGAGGTGGAGGCCAACCGGCAGGCGCGGCAGCGCGAGGCGGAAGAGGCCGAACAGATCATTCAGGAAGAGGTGCAGCGCCTGATCGAGCGGTTCCGCACGCGCGAGGTGGCGCCGGTCATCGTCAGCCTGCAGCAGCGGCTCGACGAGCTCGCCCGCGAGGAGATGGAGCGCTGGCGCGGAAAGCTGGGCGTGGACGGCGAACGGGCGGAAGCGCTGGAGGCATATACGCGATCCCTGCTGAACAAGCTGGCCCACGGACCGATCGTCGAGATCCGCCGCGCCGCGGCGCTGCCCGAGGGCGACCGCATTCTTGCCGTGATCCGGCGCATGTTCCGGCTGGAGGAATCATGA